In the genome of Sulfurimonas sp., the window CTACTGCTAACCTTTTTGCATTGTTATTTGATTTTATAGAACCTATGATAGCCGTAACCGTAGTACCTATATTTGCTCCAATAGCCAGTGCCAAGGCATTGTAATACTCTATTTGACCTACTGCCAATGCCGTAATGATCAGAGCCATGGTAGCCGAACTTGATTGAATTATAATGGTAGCCAAGGCACCTACAGCCACATAAACAATAACACCCAAATACCCATCTAAAGATAAAGATGCCAAATCGATAGCATCTTTTAGAGAATCGAAACCGCTTTTCATATAAGCGATTCCTAAAAATACAAAACCAAGACCAAGTAAAATATTTCCAAAACCTTTATAAGACTTTTCCTTGTTAAAACTAAAAACAACTCCAAAACTGATCATAGGAAGGGCATATTTTGCTATATCTATCTTTACACCGAAACTTGAAACTATCCAGGCTGTTGTTGTAGTACCTATGTTTGAGCCAAATATTACACCAACCGCACCGCTAAGTGTAATAAGCTCGGCACTTAAAAAAGATATAACTATAATTGTAAGTAAAGATGAGCTTTGCACAACTGATGTTGCTAAAAATCCGGAAAAAATAGACTTCGGAAGAGTTGACGTACTTTTTTTAAGTACTTTTTCAAGCACTCCACCGCTAAAGAGTTTGAAACCATCTTCCATAAAAACCATACCTATTAAAAATATGGTAATACCGGCAATGATCTCTTTTGCATTCTCGTTGGAGAGAATTAAAAAAGCTAAAAACAGTAAGAATAATGTGTAAAAATATTTTTTATACAAACCTAACCATCCTCACAAAATAGTGTAGAATTTGATCTACTCATATATTCTACACTATTTTTATTTAAACTTATTAAGAGTATATATTGGTATGTTTTTTGCTGTAACAAAACTAAAAGTTTGTTATTTCTGGGAGATTTCATGCATATATCTTTAGAAAAAAATGCAATTGTATTTAGAATAAGAGATGATTCATCCAACCTCTTTCCTATGATGCACTTTATAAAAAACAGCTTTAAAAATGTTAAATATCTTTCAAACTTAACAGTTGTATCCAACACTCAAGACGAACTTATAAGAAAAAGATACCTGCTTAAATGGGCATACAAAATCTTTTACAAGAGTAATGAATACAAAGGTTCTATCAACTTTAAACAACTTAGCAAAAATCTATCTCTTCCTATCCATATAATAAATACAAACAATAAACATATAGAAAAGACAATCAGCATAACGATAGATCATATAAACACTAATAATGAGCTAAAAATTAGATGTAACGAGTATCACCCAATGATCATAGATACATTTGAGAAACTATTTAAAAATTCTATCTCATTTAGCATGGAGAGAAGAATTTTCAAAATTAAAATTACAACAAAATATGAGCTTGCAATTTTAAAAAGCTTACTTAGTAGAAAAAAAATCTCAGGTGTATCAGTTATATTTATAACTCATAGTTTAAACTTTTCCAAACTTCATGGGCATGAAATAAAATCAGAAGAAGAGATATATAAACAAAAACTACAGAAATCTTTTAAAGTACTTGGAATTACTCCAAACAGTACAAGCAAAGAGATAAAAGATAACTATAGAAAAATGCTTAGACAGTATCACCCTGATAAAGTTTCCAATAAAGGTGTTGAGACAGTAAATCTATATACAAAAAGGTTTCAAATAATACAAGAAGCCTATGATTTAGTAAAAGAAAGCCTCAAACACTAAACTCTTCTTCGAATTTAAGTTTTAAATCAATCATAATTATGTAGAATTAATTAAAGAATCTTATATTAGTGGGGATAATATGTTTAGTGTCTTATTAGTAAACAATGAAAATACAGACAAATCATCTCTTATATCTGTACTTGAAGATTTTCCCAACATATATATAACTAAAGCAGAGACTATTGAAGACGCTTTAGGACTAATTTCAAAACGTTATTTCGAAATTTTATTTATTGACTCGAGTATGGAGTCTGTTGATAATCTTGAAAAATTTAAAGTGGACAATCCAAATATAATAATCATCAGTATTTATAATGAAATCACCCTTGAGATTCAAAATGCCCTACTCGATATAGGTATAAAAGACTCTATAAGCAGTTCTACAGATATAAAACTACTTACACAAAGAGTAACTAACTATATAGACCTTGCAAAACTAAAAAAAGAGCAAAGCTTCTATAGTGACGCGATAAACCTTTTTGATAACGATATAAATAGACGTTACATTACATTTAAACTTGACTCTAACGAATCAAAACTAGAATTTTGGGATTATTTCAGCAGTAGCTATTTTGAAAGATATAACGGTATTAGCGAGTCAATAGATCTTATTTATGCATTTACATCTTGGATGTTTTTAAATAATCGTGAATGCGAAGTTGTTAAAGAAACTGATGATGAAAACATGTACTTAACACTTCAACCTCTTGACTATATGAGTGAAAATATCGTAAATAATCTAATAAACAAATACAGCAGCGGGACTAACTACAAAGTTAGTAATCATAAGCTCTCTCTAAAACTTACAGATATTTCAAAAATAGAGAAAAACTCAAATGTGTCTAAACTTGACGACGAAACTAAATCTATACTTGCAAAAACACACTTTAATAAGATAAGTGCTGCCGAATTTGTCGAATCAACTGCGATCGAACTTGTAAATAAATTAGAAGATCTCTCAGAACTTGAAGACAGAATAGATGAAGCACTCATTAGTTTTGAAGAGAATCCATCTACAGAAACTACAAGTTTATTATCTGAAGAAATCTTGGAATATGTAGATGTTATAGAGATGCTTGTACATTTTCAACACTTGGCATACGCTCTTAAAACATTGGCAAATGCTATTAAAAATATTAAACAAGAACAGATGCAGGAAAAAGAAGTTAAAAAGTTCACAACCCTTTCACTGCATCTGCTAAATGATCTATCATCATGGAGAGAGAATATTTTTATAAAACAAGAGGCAAACGACATTCACTACTTAGATTCATCTCTGTTAAGTTCATGTTTGCAGATTGAGGCTATATTTGAAAAAGAAAAAATTGAGGAGGATGAAGATGATTTTGAACTGTTTTAGTAATTTTAGCTTTAAAGGAGGATACCTGTGTCTAAAAAAATAATTTTAGTGGATGATTCTAAAACAATTTTGGCAACAGCCGAGATGGCTTTAGAAGATCTTGTAAACAGTGGAGTGATTTCACTTAAAACATACCTAAACCCGGCAGAATTAAGAGATGCACTTTTAAGTGGAGTGGAAGATTATGATCTGCTTATTAGTGATATCAATATGCCACAACTTAACGGTTTGGATCTATCTGCAGAACTAAAACAAAATGATAAGTTTAAAAATAAACCTATTTTGATCTTAACTACTGAGAGCTCTGCAGAGATGAAAGCAAAAGGGAAAGAGATAGGTGTTACTGGATGGCTTGTTAAACCATTTAGTGATGAAAAACTTGTAAAAGCCATGAAGATGGTGTTAGGACTATAAATTATGAGTGAGCAAGAACAAACAAAACAGTTAAATACTTCAAGTAGGTATCTTACGTTCTTTGTAGATGGTGAACAATACGGTGTAGACATCTCAAGAATTAAAGAGATAATAGCTCCAATAAACATAACACATATACCAAAAACACCTGTTTATGTAAAAGGGGTTATAAATTTACGCGGTTCAGTTATACCTGTAGTTGACGTAAGACTAAAATTCGGTATGGAAGAAAAAGAGATGGATATGGAAAGTGCCATAATTATCTATGAAGTTAATAAAGTTTCAATAGGTTTCATTGTTGATAATGTTGAAGATGTATTATCTATTGACTCTAAAAATATATCAGATTCTCCTAGCTTTGGAAGTGGTATTGACACTTCATTTATTGAAAGTGTTGCGGAGGTTGATAACGAAGTTATAATGCTTCTAAATCTTGAAAAGATTTTTGAGGCTGATGAGTTGTTAAATATAAGTAAACTAGAAGGGGAAGACAATTCAGTGAAAGCGGCAGAGCAATGAAAAACATGACATTAAAAGTAAAAATCAGTTTAGGGTTTTCTATTTTATTACTTATCACTTTGGTTTTAGGAAGTGTGGCCATAATAAATATGAAAAGTGTTGAGCAAGGTGCTCAGAAATTATCTCACGTATATGTACCAGAAGTAGCAGTAGGGAATAATGTGGAGCGCTATTCTCTTTTAACTATGTATGATATCAGAGGTTATTCACTAAGTGAAGATAAAAACTACTTAGACTCTGGTAGAAAAAGTTTAGAGCAAGTAAAAAAATATTTAGATGATGCTAAAGCTCATGCAGTGAAGTATTCGTTACCTACATTAACAAAACTTGAAGCAAGAGCTCGTGAACACGTAATAGAGTATGAAGAGCTGGTTAATAAAACCGAAGAGCTTGATTCAAAAATGGATGATTACAGAAAACATCTTGATGAAGCGGCAACATTGTATATGAAAACGGCTACTGATTTCGTAAACAGACAAACGGATCGTTTACCAAAACATTATGCTGATAGAGATTTAAAAAATATCAAAGACAGAACTAATAAAATTGTTGAAATGTCCGAAGTAATAAACTTAGGTAACGATACAAGAATTAAAACTTTTAAAGCTCAGGCTTTAAGAGACCCTCAATACATCTATGATGCACAGAAAAACTTTCC includes:
- a CDS encoding response regulator, translating into MSKKIILVDDSKTILATAEMALEDLVNSGVISLKTYLNPAELRDALLSGVEDYDLLISDINMPQLNGLDLSAELKQNDKFKNKPILILTTESSAEMKAKGKEIGVTGWLVKPFSDEKLVKAMKMVLGL
- a CDS encoding chemotaxis protein CheW; the encoded protein is MSEQEQTKQLNTSSRYLTFFVDGEQYGVDISRIKEIIAPINITHIPKTPVYVKGVINLRGSVIPVVDVRLKFGMEEKEMDMESAIIIYEVNKVSIGFIVDNVEDVLSIDSKNISDSPSFGSGIDTSFIESVAEVDNEVIMLLNLEKIFEADELLNISKLEGEDNSVKAAEQ
- a CDS encoding DnaJ domain-containing protein, whose protein sequence is MHISLEKNAIVFRIRDDSSNLFPMMHFIKNSFKNVKYLSNLTVVSNTQDELIRKRYLLKWAYKIFYKSNEYKGSINFKQLSKNLSLPIHIINTNNKHIEKTISITIDHINTNNELKIRCNEYHPMIIDTFEKLFKNSISFSMERRIFKIKITTKYELAILKSLLSRKKISGVSVIFITHSLNFSKLHGHEIKSEEEIYKQKLQKSFKVLGITPNSTSKEIKDNYRKMLRQYHPDKVSNKGVETVNLYTKRFQIIQEAYDLVKESLKH